One genomic region from Cydia pomonella isolate Wapato2018A chromosome 4, ilCydPomo1, whole genome shotgun sequence encodes:
- the LOC133516881 gene encoding uncharacterized protein LOC133516881, protein MDEEPQVFSSNITRSSKPLKNDLTDLLKVAPAHPVLQKKNEKRNTCDFIPKTGKTYEPKRKSKFKVSTVRDVRHLFEKDVYSTLLVDLEKQQNVLLRKIKAGSARDENTKTITRNILKCDKPVSRSAWQMLTNLNPEEYSHPTQFVLWNGKRLRVNGSRGGSCKFLCKYDLAMRQFPKKSKSLLTRRTVLKRKGLLQNSLSVNFKPGPLRKKIFLDHSYQKYHVGGIELQNLPKPVLEINPTLGKTIDPTISHFLQNMREKDGTITEKWAEFSVSVLATVKNESVTQIESECCVTFDVNYKCDQQRILMRRDINSEFKPTPLAKIIDDSHCYTHQDSVETSEIQSILDKIIDSVEISLAQDNMYTGEDEPRDVKTEETTNVTTIQTKETRLKRKCGELERLDVTIIRLTENVDRISHTCPKACCSMGCVCSSLDCGYNFKTHCGRIECMFECKCDFSKYKVVDSFERDCSNLLPGLLKLDSEMSSKMAKEEQKFHHTVIVTPENSMLLKCKRRDWKSSRKYAEFFSNMSLKNDYKPEKVAELVIEKLNLPNVEPWCMVHGLYKCFCKCIFTDVSLPEVKTDDVKEINGVTQQNDSIDLTDNVENPNIRGIRSRMPSNGNIYDKNPVKDKTMESPPIDCAHLVMHDYYSRSARVKSYKGRKFSDGYYFNANRKISDMEQHDKSLRKRLEYLYHASTSNQGQFNSSKVVASVPTSMPAKLAPTGSLPPTQPPLPPLTSAPTIKPAKTTEKAPNTKINLYTNRLPDKKKLVAWLEVSYKQYKQRINSGIVKISLEPPHLGKMALYPWEFILGRYRDRKNVFLITNKQPHRLFMAVDPQNPFFRHCTNINDIRLADLPKYPVIVKNLLANADDLKYNFCILWGLSHCWELIGSVTKVCNPEEVNENIQVSDETDEEVKNNTPEVLSDSVRDDSEDSNATITSLGRYREEENMSSDKTIDEDHDTSSEDSSRWFVMTVENDFEEIQFYNKGFFVKLESIIKAIDVARGSKKTVRLSSQKCADNSPGPQFGIYAIPNENEPCVFVGPYEKGEPLGIETVKNMSDIRKQRRTKGVWITTKKLENFNVIDDPLSFMPPRNGSDTEMMTLAGDFANTDQGTDSFVAMLKGDNKLTGQNAEKQGSDGSHLSKILKPIKICKTNSFYQLAPNGTLKQISPQHINEQSQVCIPTTVQPRVFSAQVCAPTAIRPKVINASLLKRSDSIHAPLLKTSSIVKSIPKPTICHIKRKIVTIHKKPVAEIAPQVKQSNSPKITVAPSSKDEFSKKEKGMFILKPEEINKRLMQSQVATNLEHLNAHQSGSDTGTDAELEMDIENFLATADECEAPNDDVLIISDDEMDGRGGQPLWKDVWIECKSIEGLGWIRGRKNDQGSVSFEFPGFNYTEFYKQEQAFTKLTQVLSRKIYIPKSIHFEWHIVETEKDLSAKHMLTQEELGPNYVMTKRGIQHKQELLISKLLKKEFADESGDSNPRTENSDAHDAEEWPMDIASLEAESQQLEEEGEELLKTFKSSASHADIGQGLKDLDSMREKIAARLQSMVADT, encoded by the exons ATGGACGAAGAACCTCAAGTGTTTTCTTCAAATATAACACGAAGTTCAAAGCCGTTGAAAAATGATCTCACTGATCTCTTAAAAGTCGCTCCCGCACATCctgttttgcaaaaaaaaaacgagaaaagGAATACTTGCGATTTTATACCGAAAACTGGTAAAACTTATGAACCAAagagaaaatcaaaatttaaggTTAGTACTGTGCGAGACGTTAGACACTTGTTTGAAAAGGATGTCTACTCTACCTTACTGGTTGATTTGGAGAAACAGCAAAATGTTTTACTGCGAAAAATTAAAGCTGGTTCCGCCAGGGATGAGAATACAAAAACGATTACTAGAAATATCTTAAAATGCGATAAACCGGTGTCAAGATCTGCGTGGCAAATGTTAACAAATTTAAACCCGGAAGAATATTCACACCCTACACAGTTTGTTTTGTGGAACGGTAAACGCCTTCGGGTCAACGGAAGCAGGGGCGGATCGTGTAAGTTCTTGTGTAAATACGATCTAGCAATGAGACAATTCCCGAAAAAATCAAAATCGTTATTAACACGTAGAACTGTGCTAAAGAGAAAAGGTTTACTGCAAAACTCTTTGAGTGTAAATTTTAAACCCGGACCACtcagaaaaaagatttttcttgATCATTCATATCAAAAATATCATGTTGGCGGGATAGAGTTACAGAATTTACCAAAACCTGTTCTTGAGATTAATCCAACTTTGGGAAAAACTATAGATCCAACCATATCCCATTTTCTCCAAAACATGCGAGAGAAAGATGGAACAATAACTGAGAAATGGGCTGAGTTTTCAGTTTCCGTTTTGGCTACGGTAAAAAATGAAAGTGTAACTCAAATCGAAAGCGAATGTTGTGTAACATTCGATGTCAATTATAAATGCGACCAACAACGAATATTAATGCGTCGTGATATAAATAGCGAGTTTAAGCCGACACCGCTCGCTAAAATTATAGACGATAGTCATTGTTACACACATCAGGATTCAGTGGAAACATCTGAAATTCAAAGTATACTtgacaaaattatagattctgTAGAAATCAGCTTAGCTCAAGACAATATGTACACCGGTGAAGATGAACCCCGAGATGTAAAAACGGAAGAAACTACAAACGTCACAACTATTCAAACTAAAGAAACCCGACTGAAACGCAAATGTGGCGAACTAGAAAGATTGGATGTGACCATTATAAGATTAACAGAAAATGTTGATAGGATATCTCATACGTGCCCAAAAGCATGCTGTAGTATGGGTTGTGTTTGCTCATCATTGGATTGTGGCTACAATTTTAAAACACATTGTGGCCGAATAGAATGTATGTTTGAATGTAAATGTGATTTCTCGAAGTACAAAGTAGTTGATTCATTTGAACGCGATTGTTCTAATTTATTGCCTGGTTTGCTCAAATTAGACAGTGAAATGAGTTCAAAAATGGCTAAAGAGGAACAAAAATTCCATCACACTGTAATTGTTACACCTGAAAACAGTATGTTGTTAAAATGTAAACGCAGAGATTGGAAATCTTCAAGAAAATACGCGGAGTTTTTTAGTAACATGTCTCTAAAAAATGACTACAAACCCGAAAAAGTTGCAGAACTTGTAATCGAAAAACTTAATTTGCCAAATGTGGAACCATGGTGTATGGTTCATGGTTTATATAAATGTTTCtgtaaatgtatatttactGATGTTTCACTCCCCGAAGTAAAAACCGACGATGTTAAAGAAATTAATGGTGTTACACAACAAAATGATAGCATAGATCTAACTGATAATGTGGAAAATCCTAATATAAGAGGCATTAGGTCGCGTATGCCTTCTAATGGAAATATATATGACAAAAATCCTGTGAAAGACAAAACAATGGAAAGCCCGCCAATAGATTGCGCTCATCTAGTTATGCATGATTATTATTCTAGAAGCGCAAGAGTAAAATCCTATAAAGGGCGAAAATTCTCAGAtggatattattttaatgcaaACAGAAAGATCTCGGACATGGAACAGCACGATAAATCACTACGCAAAAGATTGGAATACCTTTATCATGCTAGTACAAGTAACCAAGGGCAGTTCAATTCGAGTAAGGTTGTGGCATCCGTACCAACTTCTATGCCAGCAAAATTAGCACCTACTGGATCCCTTCCCCCCACCCAACCTCCATTGCCACCACTAACATCAGCTCCGACTATTAAACCAGCCAAAACAACTGAAAAAGCcccaaatacaaaaataaacttgtatACCAACCGATTGCCAGACAAGAAAAAATTAGTTGCATGGTTAGAAGTGAGTTACAAACAGTATAAACAACGCATCAATAGCGGAATTGTGAAAATTTCGCTTGAACCACCACATCTTGGAAAAATGGCTCTCTATCCATGGGAGTTCATTTTAGGCAGATACCGAGAtagaaaaaatgtgtttttaattacaaataaacagCCCCATCGCCTATTCATGGCAGTGGATCCACAAAATCCATTCTTCAGGCATTGCACAAATATAAATGATATCCGCTTGGCCGATTTACCCAAATATCCAGTGATTGTAAAAAATTTGCTTGCGAATGCAGATGATCTAAAATACAACTTTTGTATATTATGGGGTTTATCACATTGTTGGGAATTAATTGGCTCTGTCACTAAAGTGTGTAATCCGGAAGAAGTCAATGAAAATATCCAAGTGAGTGACGAAACTGACGAGGAAGTAAAAAATAACACTCCCGAAGTGTTGAGTGATTCTGTCCGCGATGATTCGGAAGATTCTAACGCTACGATTACATCACTCGGCCGATATCGTGAAGAAGAAAATATGAGTTCAGATAAAACAATTGACGAAGATCATGATACGTCATCAGAAGATTCTTCTAGGTGGTTTGTGATGACTGTAGAAAATGACTTTGAGGAGATTCAATTTTACAATAAAggattttttgtgaaattggaAAGTATAATTAAGGCAATTGATGTAGCGCGTGGTTCAAAGAAAACAGTAAGGTTATCTTCTCAAAAATGTGCGGACAACAGCCCTGGCCCGCAATTTGGCATTTATGCTATACCAAACGAAAATGAGCCTTGCGTATTTGTTGGCCCGTACGAAAAAGGCGAACCACTTGGTATAGagactgtaaaaaatatgtcCGATATTCGTAAACAAAGGAGAACTAAAGGTGTATGGATTACAACGAAAAAACTCGAGAACTTTAACGTTATTGACGATCCTTTGTCATTCATGCCACCAAGAAATGGCTCCGACACTGAAATGATGACGCTTGCTGGAGATTTTGCGAATACTGATCAAGGTACTGATAGTTTCGTGGCAATGTTAAAAGGCGATAATAAACTCACAGGCCAAAATGCAGAAAAACAAGGTTCGGATGGAAGTCATCtttcaaaaatcttaaaaccaattaaaatttGCAAGACTAACAGTTTTTATCAACTTGCGCCAAACGGAACTTTAAAACAAATATCTCCGCAGCACATTAATGAACAAAGTCAAGTATGTATTCCTACTACGGTTCAACCAAGGGTGTTCAGCGCTCAAGTATGTGCTCCTACTGCTATTCGACCTAAGGTGATCAATGCGTCCCTTTTAAAACGGTCTGACTCTATCCACGCTCCTTTATTAAAGACTTCTTCAATAGTAAAGAGTATACCCAAACCTACTATATGTCACATCAAAAGAAAAATAGTTACAATTCACAAAAAACCGGTCGCTGAAATTGCGCCTCAAGTGAAACAATCCAATAGTCCAAAGATAACAGTAGCACCAAGCTCAAAAGACGAGTTTTCTAAAAAAGAAAAGGGCATGTTTATTCTCAAACCTGAAGAAATTAATAAGAGACTGATGCAGAGTCAGGTGGCTACAAATTTAGAGCATTTAAATGCACACCAATCTGGATCTGATACTGGGACGGACGCCGAATTGGAAATGGATATAGAAAATTTTCTAGCGACTGCAGATGAATGTGAAGCTCCAAATGatgatgttttaattatttctgaCGATGAAATGGATGGTCGTGGAGGACAGCCACTTTGGAAAGACGTATGGATCGAATGTAAATCTATTGAAGGCTTAGGTTGGATACGTGGAAGAAAAAATGATCAAGGCTCCGTGAGTTTTGAGTTTCCTGGATTCAACTACACAGAATTCTACAAGCAAGAGCAAGCATTCACTAAGCTCACTCA AGTTTTATCAAGAAAAATCTACATACCTAAATCTATACATTTTGAATGGCATATAGTAGAAACAGAAAAGGACCTAAGTGCCAAGCATATGCTAACACAAGAGGAATTGGGTCctaattat gttATGACTAAACGCGGCATACAACACAAACAAGAACTGTTAATTAGTAAGCTATTAAAGAAAGAATTTGCAGACGAAAGCGGAGACAGTAACCCCAGAACTGAGAACAGCGACGCTCATGATGCCGAGGAATGG CCCATGGACATCGCAAGCCTAGAAGCAGAGAGCCAACAATTAGAAGAGGAAGGCGAAGAATTATTGAAGACGTTCAAAAGCAGCGCCAGCCACGCCGACATCGGCCAAGGACTGAAGGACCTGGACAGCATGCGCGAAAAGATCGCTGCGAGACTTCAGAGCATGGTGGCTGACACTTAG